The following are from one region of the Silene latifolia isolate original U9 population chromosome 9, ASM4854445v1, whole genome shotgun sequence genome:
- the LOC141601273 gene encoding uncharacterized protein LOC141601273, which yields MKKEVAEFVARCLVCQRVKGEHKRPQDTWSKAELAKAYVKNVVKLHGVPKDIVSDRDSRADAVVLGPEMIQEMVEQVNIIRQKMRAAQDRQKSYADLKRSDIEFAVGDKVLLKYVSDPTHVLEPEHVELDEQLSYVEEPKEILDRRVRKTRGGETALVKVLWSNHKVEEATWEAEAAMRQKYPSLFV from the exons ATGAAGAAAGAGGTTGCCGAGTTCGTTGCTAGATGTTTGGTTTGTCAAAGAGTGAAGGGAGAGCATAAGAGACCACAAG atacttggagtaaagctgagttggcTAAAGCTTATGTCAAAAATGTGGTGAAGCTTCATGGTGTGCCAAAGGATattgtttctgatcgtgattcAAG GGCAGATGCAGTTGTGTTGGGACCTGAGATGATACAAGAAATGGTGGAGCAAGTGAACATTATTCGTCAAAAGATGCGTGCAGCGCAAGAtagacagaagagttatgcagatttgaaAAGGAGTGATATAGAGTTTGCTGTAGGAGATAAGGTGTTGCTTAAA tatgtgagtgatcctactcATGTGCTTGAGCCTGAGCATGTTGAGCTTGATGAGCAGTTGTCCTATGTTGAAGAGCCTAAAGAAATTTTGGATAGGAGAGTGAGGAAGACTCGTGGTGGTGAGACTGCGTTAGTGaaggttttatggtctaatcataaGGTGGAAGAAGCTACATGGGAAGCTGAAGCTGCTATGCGACAAAAGTATCCTAGTCTTTTTGTTTGA